The following are encoded together in the Amyelois transitella isolate CPQ chromosome 6, ilAmyTran1.1, whole genome shotgun sequence genome:
- the LOC106131362 gene encoding uncharacterized protein LOC106131362, protein MEQDVKVVFSSEITRGTCGEKNNLYELLNVDPAKPVQLNEVSKPCTFQSKNNKCYEYKKKSKLKVNTVKDIRKLLEKDVEAYLPQNLEKQQNMLLKQIRNGYAKNEETKKLARNILKSDNPILRTAWQMLTNINPEENTYPVQYILWNGKNIRICGSRGGYHKYIYKFEVHNSKYQSKNKKSIKKTLDNRNKCLLQNSLSLKIKPGPLTQKKFIDDSYQKHHVGNLDLVYLPRPGLDVMPVYGSSMEPSIRNFVNSLRNVDGTISQKWAEFAVSMVGTINKSHVVQQQPLACTTFELNYKYDQKKMLMRRDIENIVEKSNVKSEKSLLLVNEDDVLEEVGKVLCDIIDAVEISFNQDKIYTGEDEVRNNNEDISNQISEKSTSNYPKDKKKKFCELDRLDVTVIRLPENSENCKSKHKLCKNTFCQLGCICDSLNSTVIVKEHCGRLECMFQCKCDFSNYKDLDKYGSVSSDLIPGLLKIDKEINNKLSKEEKKFHQTVVLSGDKSIILKSHKRHWKASSKYSDFYKTMSLKMNKKIDRNLIVVATNINCDNIEPWCMVHNLYKCFCKGRFIHSAMDSEGKNFEAPVGVAVDCEKIINTESAKSNPSYMHTRPQREKPLWKSEKKERRKSDKLLSESYSIPVNLVGPTQQVDYKSSCARSQAYVGRKYSQKYYRHMNSKIREMEEDDLGLHNKLKSLVSIDVVDTYNFDTTYPQDSDSMSRKNKCQLKNKMDEETNQPNKKKKTSSLQFSNVAAVPAKACKSTSREETPELNADHIRENMLSGRLTTTNVEESNKSKLVAWLEYSYKQYKKRVDLGLTKLTLQAPQSKKMALLPWNFILERYKERKNLFLVSKQKPFRMFMAVNRDHPFLQECVNIDDIRFADLNIYPITVKKLITNATDLKDSFCILCGHPYCWELIGSVTKVDESNNEDGLKYDASICTENSLDYCEIYNENENSRSESDPPISSDDDTLSDTQKKRVNTEEVDTKKNYNESESSKWFVMTVEKDFSEIQFYNKGFFVKYDSIIKAINIARYSKKTVRLSSQKCAENSNNSQFGIYAIPNSNEDSVFIGPYECDESLGIETIRSITHTRRTRGYWITTNKVDNRNVIDNPMSFMPPENEKPSKILSLKSKPNEKKDSFSYNEDEENIVNRLSPIKKLLLNPIKIKKINNFYSLSNSFLGQPTTQVMETNQIEQSNTLDNENTILDTKLACNTTSVSITDLLIKLNAQMTDETNEKSTSNLDQSLLKKLNSDSKDVSAKNDVDKLTGDTKPEDGKGGFAILKPEEINRRIMNTNIFFKPDDPLDEENSVGISQNTDSQVEKDIETLLTTPLKSIQDTNMDVLVISDDDENCTDEKSDAPTITAIWIESRNVNLGWIEGLLNNRDNQICFQFPGFQYSSYYPKQTAFEKINQILSRRIFIPVKIKIEWHILTQASDLRVSRKLQLSDLGRDRVLTKSGIRDKRNFLMTVPSLVKTYSRKSKTAESLSDEEKVVPVNENSSESISEDCETD, encoded by the exons ATGGAACAAGATGTAAAAGTAGTATTTAGTTCGGAAATAACAAGGGGAACTTGTGGCGAAAAGAATAATCTGTACGAACTTTTGAATGTCGACCCAGCAAAACCGGTCCAGCTGAATGAAGTTTCAAAGCCTTGTACTTTCCaatccaaaaataataaatgttatgaGTATAAGAAGAAAAgcaaattaaaagttaacacTGTAAAAGATATAAGAAAATTGCTGGAAAAAGATGTAGAAGCTTACTTACCtcaaaatttagaaaaacaacaaaatatgttGTTAAAACAAATACGAAACGGATATGCCAAGAACgaagaaacaaaaaagttagctcgaaatattttaaaatcggaTAATCCCATTTTAAGAACTGCTTGGCAAATGCTGACAAATATTAATCCAGAAGAAAACACTTATCcagtacaatatattttatggaatggtaaaaatattcgtatttGTGGAAGTAGAGGAGGTTATCATAAATACATCTATAAATTTGAAGTGCACAACAGCAAATACcaatcaaaaaataagaaatctataaaaaaaactcttgATAATAGGAATAAATGTCTTTTGCAAAATTCACTTTCTCTTAAAATTAAACCTGGGCCTTTAACTCAAAAGAAGTTTATTGACGACTCTTATCAGAAGCATCATGTTGGAAATTTAGATCTAGTCTACTTACCGAGACCTGGTTTGGATGTAATGCCTGTTTACGGCTCTTCTATGGAGCCCTCAATAAGGAATTTTGTCAACAGTTTGCGGAATGTTGACGGGACCATATCACAAAAATGGGCTGAGTTCGCAGTGTCAATGGTTGGGACAATCAATAAATCACACGTTGTCCAACAACAACCACTTGCTTGTACGACATTTGAGctgaattataaatacgatCAGAAAAAAATGCTGATGCGTCGTGATATTGAGAATATTGTAGAAAAGTCAAAtgtaaaaagtgaaaaatctttattactgGTTAATGAAGATGATGTTTTAGAAGAAGTAGGGAAAGTGTTGTGTGACATAATTGATGCAGTTGAAATAAGCTTTAatcaagataaaatatatactggCGAAGACGAagttagaaataataatgagGATATAAGTAATCAGATAAGTGAGAAAAGTACCAGTAATTATCCAAaagacaagaaaaaaaaattttgtgagctGGACAGATTGGATGTGACCGTAATAAGGTTACCCGAAAATTCAGAAAATTGTAAAAGCAAGCATAAGTTATGTAAGAACACCTTTTGCCAATTAGGTTGCATCTGTGACTCTTTAAATTCTACTGTTATTGTTAAAGAACATTGTGGGCGGCTTGAATGTATGTTTCAATGTAAATGTGATTTTTCTAACTACAAGGATTTAGACAAGTATGGCAGTGTTTCGTCAGATTTGATTCCGGGTCTATTGAAAatagataaagaaataaataataaactttccaaagaagaaaagaaatttCACCAAACAGTAGTTCTCTCTGGAGAcaaaagtattatattaaaatcacaTAAAAGACACTGGAAAGCTTCATCCAAATattcagatttttataaaaccatGAGcttaaaaatgaacaaaaaaattgatcgCAACTTAATAGTAGTAGCCACGAATATCAATTGTGACAATATTGAACCGTGGTGTATGGTGCACaatttgtataaatgtttttgtaaaggCCGCTTTATTCATAGTGCCATGGATTCTGAAGGTAAAAATTTCGAAGCACCAGTGGGCGTTGCAGTTGACTgtgagaaaattataaatacagagTCAGCGAAATCTAATCCATCTTATATGCACACCCGCCCACAACGTGAAAAACCTCTTTggaaatctgaaaaaaaagaaaggcgAAAGtcagataaattattatctgAAAGTTATTCAATACCGGTTAATTTGGTCGGACCAACACAACAGGTTGATTACAAAAGTTCTTGTGCTAGGTCACAAGCATACGTTGGTAGAAAgtatagtcaaaaatattaccgCCATATGAATTCTAAAATTCGTGAAATGGAGGAAGATGACTTGGgcttacataataaattaaagagcTTAGTAAGCATTGATGTGGTCGACACATATAATTTTGATACAACGTACCCACAAGACTCGGATTCAATGTctaggaaaaataaatgtcaactgaaaaataaaatggatgaAGAAACCAACCAAccaaataagaaaaagaaaacgtCATCTCTTCAATTCAGTAACGTCGCAGCAGTGCCTGCAAAAGCCTGCAAATCTACTTCAAGAGAAGAGACTCCTGAATTAAATGCAGATCATATTCGCGAAAACATGCTATCTGGAAGATTAACTACTACTAACGTAGAGGAATcaaacaaaagtaaattagTAGCTTGGCTCGAATACAgttataaacaatataaaaaacgtGTCGATCTGGGTTTAACTAAACTCACACTACAAGCTCCTCAGTCCAAAAAAATGGCGCTACTGCCTTGGAATTTTATCCTAGAACGATATAAAGAGAGGAAGAATCTGTTTTTAGTCTCTAAACAAAAACCTTTTCGAATGTTTATGGCAGTTAACCGTGACCATCCATTTTTGCAAGAATGTGTTAATATTGATGATATTCGATTTGctgatttgaatatttatcctattactgtaaaaaaattaattacaaacgcAACTGATTTAAAAGatagtttttgtattttatgtggACATCCATATTGCTGGGAATTAATAGGTTCCGTCACCAAAGTAGACGAGTCTAACAATGAGGATGGTTTAAAGTATGATGCATCAATTTGTACTGAAAATTCACTGGATTACTGTGAAATTTACAATGAAAACGAAAATTCACGTAGTGAATCTGATCCACCAATATCCAGTGACGACGATACCTTAAGTGACACTCAGAAAAAAAGGGTGAACACTGAAGAAGTGgacactaaaaaaaattataatgaatcgGAATCTTCAAAGTGGTTTGTGATGACAGTAGAAAAGGATTTCAGTGAAATTCAGTTTTATAACAAAGgcttttttgttaaatatgacAGTATTATTAAAGCCATAAATATTGCGAGATACTCCAAGAAAACAGTACGCCTTTCTTCGCAAAAGTGCGCAGAGAACAGTAATAATTCACAATTTGGTATTTACGCTATACCGAATTCTAATGAAGATAGTGTCTTTATTGGGCCATATGAATGCGATGAAAGTTTGGGCATAGAAACTATCAGATCAATAACTCACACAAGACGAACAAGAGGTTATTGGATAACTACAAATAAAGTGGATAATAGAAACGTTATTGATAACCCGATGTCATTCATGCCTCCCGAAAATGAAAAGCCTAGcaaaattctttctttaaaaagtaaaccTAACGAGAAAAAGGATAGCTTTTCCTATAATGAAGATGaagaaaatatagttaatCGCCTTTCCccaattaaaaagttattgttgaatcctataaaaataaagaaaattaataatttttactctTTGTCAAATAGTTTTTTGGGACAACCTACGACACAAGTAATGGAAACAAACCAGATAGAACAAAGCAATACATTAGATAATGAAAATACAATTCTGGATACAAAATTGGCTTGCAATACAACATCTGTATCGATAACTGATttactgataaaattaaatgctcaGATGACCGatgaaacaaatgaaaaatcaACCTCAAATTTAGATCAATCACTGCTGAAAAAATTGAATTCTGATTCTAAAGATGTTAGCGCAAAAAATGATGTAGATAAATTGACGGGGGACACTAAACCCGAGGACGGAAAAGGAGGATTTGCTATACTTAAACCAGAAGAAATTAATAGGAGAATAATGAacactaatatatttttcaaaccaGATGATCCCTTAGATGAAGAAAATTCCGTTGGTATTTCGCAAAATACTGATTCACAAGTTGAAAAAGACATTGAGACTTTACTAACAACTCCATTGAAGTCTATTCAAGATACTAACATGGATGTCTTAGTTATATCAGACGATGATGAAAACTGTACAGatgagaagtcagacgctccAACTATTACTGCTATTTGGATTGAATCAAGAAATGTAAATCTAGGCTGGATAGAGGGATTACTTAACAATAGAGACAATCAGATATGTTTCCAGTTTCCTGGATTTCAGTATTCGTCGTATTATCCAAAACAAACtgcttttgaaaaaattaacca aattTTATCTCGGAGGATTTTTATtcctgtaaaaattaaaatcgaaTGGCATATTCTGACGCAAGCAAGCGACCTAAGAGTTTCTAGAAAATTGCAATTAAGTGATCTGGGACGAGATCGc GTATTGACAAAAAGTGGCATTCGTGATAAGCGGAATTTTCTGATGACAGTACCTTCTTTAGTTAAGACATATTCAAGGAAATCAAAAACTGCAGAATCCTTAAGTGATGAGGAAAAG gtGGTACCGGTAAATGAAAACTCTAGTGAAAGTATCAGTGAAGATTGCGAAACAGACTAG